Within the Streptomyces sp. R41 genome, the region GGCTGCGGCGGCGGTGTGTCGACGAAGTCCTTCGACGTGGACCTCGACGCCGGGCGGCCGGATGTCTCGCCGAAGCACGGGCAGCGGGACTTCCCGTACAAGGTGAGCGAGTCCGACCCCGAGGTCTTCTACGTGTCGGCGCACGCGCGGGCGCACGACGTGAGCTGGTACCTGGAGCTGGACTGGTCCAGCGGGAACCGGCACGGGACGGTGCGGATCGACGACGAGGGGAAGGCGTTCCGCACGAGCGGCAACGCGGGGCGGCCGGCGTACGACTATCCGCTGGGCGGGAGCGAGTGGGAGACGGCTCCCGCCGACTAGGTCGCGGTCCGGGACGCTCCCGCCGACTAGGTCGCGGTCGTGAACGTGCTCTGTCACCGTCGTGCCACAGACCACCGAACGGATGAACCCCCTAGGCCCGCACTGCGCTCTGAAGCTGCGAGTGCCGATGAGAGACAGGCACCTGAACTTCTACTTCGGGGGATTTCATGCAGAACGGGACGCAGCACCGGACGGGTATCCGCAGAGCCGCTCTGGCGATGGTGACCGCGTCGGCGGCCACCCTGCTCATGACCGCGTGTCAGCCGGGCGGGAACGGGGCGGGGGCGGCCGATTCGCCGTCGGGCGTGCCTGCCAAGCCGGCGGCCTCCTCCGGCGCCCCGACGTCCGCGGCGTCGCGGCCCGCCGGCGCGCACTCGTCGACGCCGCCCGCGGGGAACTCCTCTCCCACGGCCGCCGGTTCGGCTTCCGCGACGGCGACGCCCTCCGCGAAGACGTGTGCCGTGTCGGACCTTGAGGCGTCCATGTACCAGGCCAAGGTCCGGCCGGACGGCACCGGGACCGGAGCGGCGATCGTCGAGTTCACCAATGTGTCCGGCAAGCCGTGTGCCGTCCAGGGCCATCCGACGGTGGCGGGGGCGGGCAACGGTTCCCCGGAGAAGAACCGTCCGCTCAAGGTGACCCCGTCGGGCTCCGCGTCCAAGGTACTGGTCGCGCCGGGCGGGAAGGCCTGGACGAAGCTGACGTTCGTCCAGGTCCAGGGTGAGGCCGACGGCTACTGCGTATCCGGATCCACACCTGTCACCTATCCGACCCTGGTGGTGGGCCTGCCGGCCGCCGGATCACACCAAGTCGCCCTCGACGACGGCGTCCTGGCCGAGTGCGACGACAAGGTGACCGTCACCGCCGTATCGGGCGTCAAGCCCTCGTAGCACCCCAGTCGCGGGCCGCGTCCGTATCGCGGAATTGACCGGTGTAGAGGGCAGCTACCCACCTAAGCTGCCCTCACGAAGTAGCCGCAGCAGCGGCTGTTGCCGTAGCCGTAGCAGAGGCCGTTGTAGAAG harbors:
- a CDS encoding DUF4232 domain-containing protein; protein product: MYQAKVRPDGTGTGAAIVEFTNVSGKPCAVQGHPTVAGAGNGSPEKNRPLKVTPSGSASKVLVAPGGKAWTKLTFVQVQGEADGYCVSGSTPVTYPTLVVGLPAAGSHQVALDDGVLAECDDKVTVTAVSGVKPS